TCCCAATGGTTTCATTCGTACCAGGGGATCTCCATGTTGCCCCTCCATCTTCTGAAATTACATTGTTGAAATAACTCATTCCTGTAAAAACTTTTTTACTTTCTGTTACCGTTGTGTTGGGTTCTACCTCATAAACTTCATCAGGTTCTAGTCTTGTTCCTGTATGCTTGTTTATGTACTGTACGGTTACAGTTGGTTTGTCTAGAGGTTCTAATTCGATAGGGCTTTGGAAAAAATTGATGTCAGAATATATTACTAGAGATAGATTCTATTATTAACTTTTCTTTTTTATGGAATCAATGCAGCAAAGAACATTTATAAGGTGATGAATATGAGGATTAATAAGTTTATTAGTTCAACGGGATTATGTTCAAGAAGACAGGTTGACGAGTTAATTGAACAGGGAAAAGTAAAGATCAATGGTAATACAGCTGTAATTGGAGATAGCGTATATCCCGAGGATAGAGTAGAGGTAAATGGCCAGTTGGTAAAGCCAAAGATGACAAAGCTATATATTGCCTTAAATAAACCACCAGGTATTACTTGTACGACTGAGAGGCACATAAAAGGCAATATAATTGATTTTATAAATCACCCTGAACGTATTTTTCCAATAGGAAGGCTGGACAAAGAGTCAGAGGGATTAATTTTGCTTACCAATGATGGGGATATTGTCAATAAAATATTGAGGAATGAAAACGACAATGAGAAGGATTATATTGTAACTGTAAATAAAGCTATCACACCTGCCTTTATTGAGGGAATGTCAGGTAGAGTGGAGATCTATAATCCTGTTAAGAATGAATATACTTTGACAAACCGTTGTAAAGTCGAAAAAATAAACGCCAGGACATTTAAAATTACTCTTACTCAAGGATTAAACAGACAAATAAGAAGAATGTGCAGTCATTTTGGTTATAGGGTTGAGAAATTAAAGCGGATTCGTATTATGAATATTAAATTAAAGAATTTGCCTGTAGGAAAGTGGAGAAATCTGACAGAAGAAGAGATAAAGAAAATGATTAGAATCATCGGGGATGGTTCTAGTTGATTACTTTGTGTATTGGATTACACTTTCTGTAAATAATTTGACAGGAGATGTTTTTATGCCAAGAGTAGCAAGAAAAGAAAGCAGTACGGGGGTGTATGAAAACATGGAATATAAAGAAATTGTAAAAATCGTAAATGAACAAAAAGAATACTTTAATAACGGTAAAACACTTGACATTGAATTTCGGCTTGCAGAGCTGAAACGACTTAAATCTGCCATTATAGGTAATGAACAAGAGATTTTAAATGCCCTTAAACAGGATTTGTATAAGCCGTTAATAGAATCCTATACCTCTGAGATTGGTTTGATTATTAGAGAAATCAATACTGCTATTAAGAATTTGAAAAAGTGGGCAAAACCAGAAAAGATCAAATCGACGTTTCTCACTTTCCCCTCAAAGAATTATATTATGGCAGAGCCTTTTGGGGTCTCGCTGATAATCAGTCCATGGAACTATCCTTTTCAGCTTTCACTGGTACCTCTTGTCGGTGCAATTGCAGCAGGCAATTGCTGTATAATAAAACCTTCGGAGTATTCAGTGGCATCAATTGATGTTATCAAAAAGCTAATAAACAATACATTTGACAGCAATTATATATTTGTTATTGATGGGGATTCAGAGGTTAGTAAGTACCTGCTTGAGCAACCTTTTGATAAAATATTCTTCACCGGAAGTCCCGAGATTGGGAAGATAGTCATGGAAAGAGCTGCAAAGCATTTGACTTCTGTAACCTTGGAGCTAGGTGGAAAGAGCCCTTGCGTTGTAGATAAGAATATAAATATTGATATTACGGCAAAAAGAATTTTATGGGGTAAGTTCATGAACGCAGGGCAAACCTGTATAGCCCCCGATTATTTGATAGTGCACAAAGATATAAAGGAACAGTTGTATATTGCACTTAAGAAATGGATAACTGTATTTTTTTCGGAAAACCCACAAAATAGTCCAGACTTTGGGCGTATCATTAACAAGAAACATTTCGACAGGCTTAAAAACTATCTGGTAGAGAGTAAGATTATTTTTGGAGGTAGTTCTAATGAACAAAAACTCTATATTGAGCCTAGCATTATAGAGATTGATGATTTGAATTCCCCCATTATGCAGGAAGAAATATTTGGTCCTATTCTTCCCGTTGTTGTGTATCATAAGCCACAGGATATAAAAGAGATAATAGCACGAAATCCCAATCCTCTTGGCTTCTACCTGTTTTCAACTGATAAAATGTTAATGAAACAGCTGATTCATGGAATTCCTTTTGGTGGGGGGTGCATTAATGATGTAATCAGTCATGTTACAAATCATAATCTGCCTTTCGGCGGAAGGGGAACAAGTGGTATTGGCAGTTATCATGGGCGATATAGCTTTGATGCATTCTCACATAAAAAATCTGTACTTCAGAATGGCTTTATATTTGACATGTCTATGAAATATCCTCCCTATAAGGATATACATACCCACATAAGAAAATTTATAATGAAATGAACCAAATGAGGGGGATATCGTTGGGCAATTATAGGTGATATTGTAGGAATAGTTATTGACATATGACATTAATGAGGTATAATAAGTATAAGTGACATATGTCATAAACTATAAGGAGGTGAATAGCATGCCAAGAAGAGATGGAACCGGTCCAATGGGTGCCGGAGCAATGACTGGAAGAGGTTTAGGAATTTGCACAGGTGCCAATGCAGTAAAGTATGGAGTTGGTCTCGGAATGGGATTAGGCCTTGGACTTGCTTGCAGACGCGGTTTCGGTCGTGGCTTTGGTAGAGGGTTCTCAGTTAACCAGATCTCCTCGAAAACACAAAAAGAGTTGCTCAATGAACAGAAAACCATGTTGCAAGATCGACTCGAATCTATTGATAAGCAATTAGAAAACCTATAATGGGAATCAGAAATAACCAGAGGACGCTCTGGTTATTTTTGATTAGGATGAAGGTGATGAATTGTGGCGAGACTGATGAAGTGGAGGAATGTTTGCCGCTTGCCTAAAAGCAATGGAAAATCAAACCGTCATTTATTACACACTTTACCGGCGTCCTATTCCAACAGGCGAAGCGCCCTAAACAACTGTTGACGTTCGCTTTTGCTACATCGATAAAAGTGTATTGGCCTAATTAATATTGTAATGGTATTTGTAACTCAAGGTACGACACTTATATAAAGTTTATATTAATTTTACGGTCATATCGTGACATGGCTTTTCATGAAAAATAATCTTCCAGTCCACTGTTTCTACAGGCTCAAAGTGCAAAGCAGAACACAAGGCACGAAGTTTTCCTTGTCGGCTATCTCCAAAGGTAATAGCAGCAAGTGAATGTGCTCCACTAATGATACCGACTGCAAAGCAGTCACTGATAGCTTGCGGTTCCATTGGATTGCGATGTTTTTTGCGAGGTTTATCTCCACTGCTACAGTCACGGACTGAGAAAGATTCATCATCAAGATCTGGTGAAATAGTGTAGCTCATTGCAATACAGTGGGATGGAAAATCGTAATCTTCGTCACTAAACATATTGGTTGGAATTTCTTGTAATTTGTATTCCTGTACAGTCATTATGTGTAATATATTCGTTACTGGATTCGTAAATTCAATGCGTTCACCCGGGGCATTTATATTGAAATGTGAACTACTGATATTAATAGGGTCATGCTTAATCATTACATCTAGAGATGATATTGAGGGCTTACGTTTTGTTTGCCAAGGAAAGGCTGATCTCCAGATGACCCAGCCTGAGTTTTGGTCAAGTCCATAGTGTTTACAAGCTCCATAGCTTTCTATCTCATTCAGCTCGGGAAAACAAGGATTCCACGATAATTTATAACTGTGGGAACATGAAATTGTCTTACCGTTTAACACAATTTCCGGACTAATATTGATTGTAATAGGATTTTCAGTTTCAATTTCCTCTTGCTGCTGTTCAGAAAAGTTACTGCCACCATTTTCGGGAGAGAGTTCCCACTTATCTATAAAGTTAGTAATACGCTTGGCAGGGATTTTAATGCAAAAATCTATAATCAATCCACTACTACAAGAATAGATGGAAGGAATATGCCATTCTTTATCGTTTAAATTAAAATGAGTTTGGACAGTAATCTCTTTACCTGGTCTTTGCCGCCCAGACTGCCCCCAAAAGTTACCGTCAAAACATACCTTCCATTCGGGAAGTGATGGCACTGGTGGGATAAAGTCTTCATAGTCTTTTGTGAACTTGATTTTGCTATAGTCGAACTCGGCCTGCAATTGTTTGATATAGGTAAAAGGGTGCTCCATTGGCTCAAGATATAGCTTCTCACGAATAATGTTCAATACCGCCATTTGTTCTTTGGTAACTGGATTATCCTCTAAAAAAGTGTCAAACTCCTTCTGGTGCCAACCATGTGCCTGTTCTAAGGCTGCGGTATCACCGCAAGCAAGTAAAAGACACAAAAAATCAGAAAAACTGTTTGCTAGTGGGTGCACATACTTCCTAGGAGTGTTCATAGGGCTGACGGCAAATACCATTTCTCCAAATCCACGGATAAAGCAAAAATGAATGCCATCATTTAAGCTGAAGGTAATGTATTTTGCGTTTTCGATAGACTTGAAAGTTCTCAAGGTATTATTTCTAAATACTGTAATAAAAAAGGAATCATTGATTTAAGAGGATAAAGGACAATGATATGTATATGAAGGAGATTATCATAAAACTAATAAAAGGAAGCCAGTTATCCTTAAGAAAAATTGCTAATCTTCTAGAAATATCTTATAATACGGTACAAGCTTTGAACTAGAGAAATAGTAAATAAAGTAGGGGATTAAATTATAAATAAATCAAAGGCAAATCAAAAAGAACCGTCCCCAATGATTCAATGATTCAATGATTACCTATTGACAAAGTATAGTAAAGAATATAATCTATATGTAGATACCCCACTGGGGGTGGCGTGGGAAAATGATAAGAATGGGGTGGAAATATGGATCAAAAATTTAATGTACAGGGTATGACTTGTTCATCTTGTTCAAGTACAGTCGAAAAGACGGTTGGGAAACTCCCAGGCGTTAAGTCTGTAAATGTAAATTTACTTTCAAATAGTATGACTGTTGAATACGATGAAGGCAGTATGGATAATGGCAAGATTATAAGTGCAGTTGAAGGGGCAGGATATAATGCTTCTGTATTTGTACGGGGAGCAAGTCTTGATAAGCAAAAAGAAAAAGGAGTTAATCCCGTAGAGGAAGAAATAAAGGAAATGAAAAATCGTACAATAATTTCATTTGCATTTTTAATTCCTCTAATGTATATATCTATGGGACATATGTTTAACCTTCCTCATCCTAATTGGTTAATAGGACCAGAAAATGCAATAAGCTTTGCTTTTATGCAATTATTGCTTACCCTACCGATTGTTTATGTTAATCGCAAGTACTATCAAGTTGGTTTTAAAACTTTATTCCATGGCGCTCCAAATATGGATTCACTTATAGCTGTAGGTTCAGCGGCAGGATTAGTATATGGGGCATTTGCAATTTTTAGAATTGGATATGGTTTAGGACATAATGATTTAAGCATTGTTACTAAATATACAAAAGACTTATATTTGGAATCTGCAGCAATGATTTTAGCCCTAATTACGTTTGGTAAACTTTTAGAAATAAGGGCCAAAGGAAGGACGTCTGAGGCAATATCTAAATTAATGGATCTTGCACCAAAGACAGCATCAGTTATCCGAGGCGGTAATGAAGTTGAAATTTCCGTTGAGGATGTAGTTAAAGATGATATAGTAATTGTAAGACCGGGTCAAAGTATACCTGTAGATGGGGTTATTATTGAGGGAAGCTCAGCTATAGATCAATCTGCCTTAACAGGTGAAAGTATCCCTATAGAGAAAAATATAGGTGATAAGGTAATAGCTGCTACTATAAATAAAACAGGATTTTTCAAATTTAAGGCAGAAAAGGTTGGGGATGATACTACGTTAGCAAAAATCATCCAGCTAGTAGAAGAGGCAGGTTCATCTAAGGCGCCCATCGCAAAAATGGCAGATAAGATAAGTGGAGTATTTGTTCCTATAGTAATGTCCATATCACTAATAAGCATGGTTGTATGGTTACTTTTAGGATATCCTTTTGAATTTGCATTATCCATGGGTATTGCGGTATTAGTAATTTCCTGTCCTTGTGCCTTAGGATTAGCGACTCCGGTGGCTATTATGGTTGGAACAGGAAAGGGCGCATCCAATGGAATACTAATTAAGTCTGCAGAAGCCCTAGAAACACTGCATAGGGTTAAAACTATTGTTCTTGATAAGACTGGTACAATTACAGAAGGTAAGCCTATAGTTACAGATATAATTGTAACAAAGGGAGGAACAAAACAACATCTATTAGAAATAGCTGCATCTATGGAAAAACCTTCAGAGCATCCATTGGCCGAAGCTATTGTTCAAAAAGCAAAGGAAGAAGGAATATTATTTAAGGATGTTGATGAATTTAACGCTATTTCCGGAAGAGGTATAGTTGGAAAAATAGATGGGAAACAATATATTGCAGGTAATTTGGCATTAATGAATGATAAGAAAATTAATATAGGATCTTTCCAAGATGCCTCGGATTCATTTGCTATGGAAGGGAAAACCCCCCTATATTTTGCAGATGACAGAAGTCTTTTAGGTATCATTGCCGTAGCAGATGTAGTTAAACCTACAAGTTACGAAGCCATAAATCAGCTTAAAACTATGGGAATAGATGTAGTAATGCTTACAGGTGATAATAAGAAAACCGCCGAGGCAATTAGAAGACAATTACACATCGATAGAGTTGTTGCTGAAATATTACCACAAGATAAAGAAAAAGAGATTAGGATTATACAAGAAGGTGGCAAAAAAGTTGCAATGGTTGGTGATGGTATCAATGATGCACCTGCCTTAGCAAGGGCAGATGTAGGTATAGCTATTGGGGCTGGTACAGATGTTGCTATTGAGTCGGCAGATATAGTTTTAATGAGAAGTGATTTACTAGATGCTGTTACAGCTATTCAACTAAGCAAAGCTACAATTAAAAATATTAAGGAAAACTTATTCTGGGCATTCTTTTACAATAGCTTAGGAATACCATTGGCCGCAGGAGTATTTTTTACAACCTTTGGGTGGAAACTTAGTCCAATGTTTGGTGCTGCAGCAATGAGTATGAGTTCAGTGTTTGTTGTGTCTAATGCTCTAAGGCTAAAATTATTTGAACCAAAACATGCAAAAGCAAAATAAGAAAACAAAATTTATTTAAAGGGAGATATAAAGCAATGAAAAAAATAATAGAAATTGAAGGAATGAATTGTGAACATTGTGTAGCCAAAGCTACAAAGGCATTAAATGCGATTGATGGAGTGGAGGCTAAAGTCAATCTTAAGAAAAAAAGAGCAGTGGTCAATTTAGCGAAAGACTTAGATAAACAGGTATTTATAGATGCTTTAGAAGAAGCAGAATTTAAGGTTGTATCTATTACAGAAAAAAAGAGTTTATTTAATTAACAAATAATAAAAATAAACTTATGGTAGAAAGAGGGTTGGATATGAAATCAGATAAGGAAAAAGTAATGCGTCTTCTAAAAACTACAAGGGGTCAAATTGATGGTATCTTAAAAATGGTTGAAGAGGACAGATATTGTATTGACATCTCCAATCAACTTATGGCTACACAGGCTATACTACGCAACATCAATAGGGATGTACTCCATGACCATTTAGGAAGTTGTGTACAAGAAGCCTTTGAAGCAGGAGAACAGCGTGAAAAGATTACAGAGATAATGGCTATTATTGATAAGCTATCGAAATAAAGTTTTAATCTATCTTATAAGGGAAAAATGCCTGTTAGTAACTTGTTAACTTATTACTAACAGGCATTTTTTATTAGCGGCAGAGGATTCATTGGTGAATAATTCCTTTTAACGCAAATTTTTAGGGTAAGTGCAAATCCACTACAGGTTTATGTGGGAATAAGAGCATAAAATAAGGAACATTAATAATGTATGATTGACAATAGTATGTGACATACAGTATATTAAAATAGAGGTGATAATATGGAATCTATAGAAGAATTATTTAATTCTCTTGTAGTAGAATTAAAACGAGGAACGACAGTACTTATAGTACTTAGTCAACTTCATTCACATGAATACGGATATTCTCTTGTACAAAAATTAGATAATAAAGGAGTTCCAATTGAGGCAGGAACGCTTTATCCCTTACTGCGAAGACTAGAAAAACAGAAATTATTGATAAGCGAGTGGGATACAAGTGAAAGTAGGCCACGAAAATACTATACTATGAGTGCAGAAGGAAAAAAGGTGTATAAAAGACTTAAAAAAGAATGGAAACAAATTTCAAATTTATTAGAGAATGTTCTAGAGGAGGATGAAAATGAATCTAATTGATCGTTATATCTATGCAGTAGCTGAATGTTTACCGAATAATATCCGTGATGACATTACAAAAGAATTAAGAGCTAATATTGAATATATGTTAACTAATAGCTATACTGAGGAGGATGTATACAGAGTTCTTGAAGAACTAGGCAGTCCAATGAATTTGGCCAATGAATATAATCCCCAGAAAAGATACTTAATTGGCCCAGGATATTTTAATAAATATATTGGAATTCTAAAAGTGGTAGTGGGAATTTGTATTGTTGTTTTTGCAAGTATTTCGATGGTAGATTCCATAATAAACAGATACGGAATGGATTTAATAGATAGGATTGTAGGGATATTTACCAATGTACTTACAGGAGCATTAGTAGGAACTATGCAAGGGGCTTTTTGGGTTACTTTAATATTTATAATTTTAGAAAGAAGTGGGGTTGAACCAGGATATTTACCAGCCTTTAGTAGTGAATGGACTCCCGATTTATTGCCAGAAATACCTCTAAATAATAATTTGAAAATTTCTAGGGGTGAAACAATCTTTTCGATATTATCTACCATAACATTTACTGCTTTATTATATTTTCAACCGCAGCTTATAGCTATATATATTAGAGATAAAAACAATACCCTAAATATTACATCATTATTTGATATCAATAGATTAGAAATATATATAGTTTTTATATTAATATTAGCTGTATTTCAATTAGGTATTTTTGTATGGAAGTATATTACTAAGAGATGGACTATGCCACTTATTATATTAAATGCTTTATATAATATACTTATGTGCATACTTTTAATCATTATGTTGTTTGATAATCAGCTATTTAATATTAACTTCATATCCGCATTTTCTAATCTTGTAAATGGGTCAATTGAAGCCATCACGGTATGGCTTGATAGGGCAAGGTGGATTTTTGTAACATTCTTTATTGGTATTACCACTTGGGATAGTATAAGGATATTTTATAAATTTAAGGTTTATAAATAATAAAACTATATTATCATTTCTATATCATGCAAAACCAGATTATTCAATAAAAGATGATTATATAAGACTTTATGGAACTACATTAACTACAATTGTAAATTATTGTAATAAGGGTTTCGGTTATAATAAATTTATTATTTGTATTAGTTTTGACGGAAAGGACTTTATAAATGAAAGAAGTGACTTGTTTGAATAAAGAGACAAATACAAATCCAATGTTTTCTAAAAGAGATTTAAAACGTTTAATCATACCCCTCATAATAGAGCAGCTCTTAGCTGTAACCGTGGGTATGGCAGATATTATAATGATTTCTGGGGTAGGGGAAAGTGCTGTTTCGGGGGTATCACTTGTAGATACTATTAATATATTACTCATTAATGTTTTTGCGGCTCTAGCCACTGGAGGTGCCGTTATATCTGCCCAGTACATTGGCAAAAAAGAAAAGGAAAATGCAAGGACATCTGCCAATCAGCTTTTGCTTATTTCAGTTATTATATCCATTGTTATTATGGTTATTGGTCTTACTTATAATAAACTTATCCTGAGTACAATCTTTGGAAAAGTAGATTATGAAATCATGGAAAATGCTCAGGTTTACTTTTTGCTTTCATTATTGTCATATCCCTTTTTAAGTATTTATAATAGCTGTGCAGCCTTATTTCGCTCCATGGGGAATTCTAAAGTTTCTATGATGACTTCCTTAGTTATGAATGTGATAAATATATGTGGTAATGCTATCTTAATATTTGGATTTGGTATGGGGGTGGCAGGGGCAGGTACTGCTACATTAATATCCCGTGTTGTAGCTGCTATTATTGTGTTTGCACTTATACGAAACCCAAGATATGACATCAATATCAAAAAACATTTTTCTTTAAAACTAAATCCGCATTTTATTAAACAAATTTTACATATTGGCATTCCCAATAGTTTAGAAAATAGTATGTTCCAGGTAGGTAAAATACTAGTTATGAGTCTGGTTGCAAGTTATGGTACTTCCTCCATTGCTGCTAATGCAGTGGGTAACACCGTAGGCGGTTTTGCAACACTACCCGGAGTTGCTACAGGCCTTGCACTGATTACAATTATCGGTCAATGTGTAGGCGCAGGGGACTACGAACAGGCAGTGTATTATACGAAAACCATACTCAAGATCACCTTTTTATCCCTTGGCATTATTAATGTTCTTTTAATTATTTTTGCCCCTGCTATAGCTGGGGTATATAACTTAACTCCAGAAACCACGAAAATAGCTGTGCAAATTATGAGATATCATAGTTTTTGCTGTATGATTATCTGGCCTTTATCATTTACTTTACCAAACACCTTAAGAGCAGCTAGCGATGTAAAGTTTACAATGTTTATTGCTATTATTTCCATGTGGACTTTTAGAATTGCTTTTAGCTACATATTAGGAAGTATTATTGGTCTTGGGGTATTAGGCATATGGGTTGCGATGACTATTGATTGGCTATTTAGGAGTATTTGCTTTACTACGAGGTTTATTAAAGGCGCTTGGAAGGTTCCAATCTCTTATGCAAAACAATAATGCAGTTGCTTTATTTGATATGAGATGAATTGCCATATCATATCTTCAAAAGATTATTGCGCGATAGGTAGTAATAGATATTTACAAGGTTTATGAAGATTAAAAATTATAAAGTTAGATTATATAGAGAATAAAAGCAGCAAATGATTGGTTTAACACATTATAACCTAATTTTAATTAAGATAAGTAATATTTTAGTATTTAGGAAGGATTTAGGAATATTGTGTAGAAATATATAAGAAGATGAAGGTATTTACAAGTTAATTATGACTTGGATGCTATTGGAGGGATTAAAATGCTCAATGTTTATGAAGGATTTAGTTCTCATGAAGATACTAAAATTGCAGCTAAAGAAATAATACGGCAGATAAAAAAACCCGGCGTAAGTTATGTAATATTTTTTGCAGCTAATACTTATGATTTTGAGCTGCTATCTTCAATAATGAAAGAAGCTTTTACTCATGCAGAGGTTGTAGGATGCACTACGGCAGGTGAAATTTCCCATAATCATTTGACTCAGAATTCTATATCTGCTATGGCCATATCCTCAAATAACTTTATTACATCTACAACGGTAGTCGAGGATATAAGTACCATACCCATGATGTTTAGGGATGATTTAATAAAAACTTTTAGAAAAACTGGACTTTCTCTTGAGGATCCTTCTAGTGCCAAAAAAGGTTTTGCA
The Candidatus Epulonipiscium sp. DNA segment above includes these coding regions:
- a CDS encoding aldehyde dehydrogenase is translated as MPRVARKESSTGVYENMEYKEIVKIVNEQKEYFNNGKTLDIEFRLAELKRLKSAIIGNEQEILNALKQDLYKPLIESYTSEIGLIIREINTAIKNLKKWAKPEKIKSTFLTFPSKNYIMAEPFGVSLIISPWNYPFQLSLVPLVGAIAAGNCCIIKPSEYSVASIDVIKKLINNTFDSNYIFVIDGDSEVSKYLLEQPFDKIFFTGSPEIGKIVMERAAKHLTSVTLELGGKSPCVVDKNINIDITAKRILWGKFMNAGQTCIAPDYLIVHKDIKEQLYIALKKWITVFFSENPQNSPDFGRIINKKHFDRLKNYLVESKIIFGGSSNEQKLYIEPSIIEIDDLNSPIMQEEIFGPILPVVVYHKPQDIKEIIARNPNPLGFYLFSTDKMLMKQLIHGIPFGGGCINDVISHVTNHNLPFGGRGTSGIGSYHGRYSFDAFSHKKSVLQNGFIFDMSMKYPPYKDIHTHIRKFIMK
- a CDS encoding heavy-metal-associated domain-containing protein; translated protein: MKKIIEIEGMNCEHCVAKATKALNAIDGVEAKVNLKKKRAVVNLAKDLDKQVFIDALEEAEFKVVSITEKKSLFN
- a CDS encoding DUF5320 domain-containing protein, yielding MPRRDGTGPMGAGAMTGRGLGICTGANAVKYGVGLGMGLGLGLACRRGFGRGFGRGFSVNQISSKTQKELLNEQKTMLQDRLESIDKQLENL
- a CDS encoding metal-sensing transcriptional repressor, which codes for MKSDKEKVMRLLKTTRGQIDGILKMVEEDRYCIDISNQLMATQAILRNINRDVLHDHLGSCVQEAFEAGEQREKITEIMAIIDKLSK
- a CDS encoding PadR family transcriptional regulator, whose translation is MESIEELFNSLVVELKRGTTVLIVLSQLHSHEYGYSLVQKLDNKGVPIEAGTLYPLLRRLEKQKLLISEWDTSESRPRKYYTMSAEGKKVYKRLKKEWKQISNLLENVLEEDENESN
- a CDS encoding MATE family efflux transporter codes for the protein MFSKRDLKRLIIPLIIEQLLAVTVGMADIIMISGVGESAVSGVSLVDTINILLINVFAALATGGAVISAQYIGKKEKENARTSANQLLLISVIISIVIMVIGLTYNKLILSTIFGKVDYEIMENAQVYFLLSLLSYPFLSIYNSCAALFRSMGNSKVSMMTSLVMNVINICGNAILIFGFGMGVAGAGTATLISRVVAAIIVFALIRNPRYDINIKKHFSLKLNPHFIKQILHIGIPNSLENSMFQVGKILVMSLVASYGTSSIAANAVGNTVGGFATLPGVATGLALITIIGQCVGAGDYEQAVYYTKTILKITFLSLGIINVLLIIFAPAIAGVYNLTPETTKIAVQIMRYHSFCCMIIWPLSFTLPNTLRAASDVKFTMFIAIISMWTFRIAFSYILGSIIGLGVLGIWVAMTIDWLFRSICFTTRFIKGAWKVPISYAKQ
- the rluF gene encoding 23S rRNA pseudouridine(2604) synthase RluF is translated as MRINKFISSTGLCSRRQVDELIEQGKVKINGNTAVIGDSVYPEDRVEVNGQLVKPKMTKLYIALNKPPGITCTTERHIKGNIIDFINHPERIFPIGRLDKESEGLILLTNDGDIVNKILRNENDNEKDYIVTVNKAITPAFIEGMSGRVEIYNPVKNEYTLTNRCKVEKINARTFKITLTQGLNRQIRRMCSHFGYRVEKLKRIRIMNIKLKNLPVGKWRNLTEEEIKKMIRIIGDGSS
- a CDS encoding copper-translocating P-type ATPase, giving the protein MDQKFNVQGMTCSSCSSTVEKTVGKLPGVKSVNVNLLSNSMTVEYDEGSMDNGKIISAVEGAGYNASVFVRGASLDKQKEKGVNPVEEEIKEMKNRTIISFAFLIPLMYISMGHMFNLPHPNWLIGPENAISFAFMQLLLTLPIVYVNRKYYQVGFKTLFHGAPNMDSLIAVGSAAGLVYGAFAIFRIGYGLGHNDLSIVTKYTKDLYLESAAMILALITFGKLLEIRAKGRTSEAISKLMDLAPKTASVIRGGNEVEISVEDVVKDDIVIVRPGQSIPVDGVIIEGSSAIDQSALTGESIPIEKNIGDKVIAATINKTGFFKFKAEKVGDDTTLAKIIQLVEEAGSSKAPIAKMADKISGVFVPIVMSISLISMVVWLLLGYPFEFALSMGIAVLVISCPCALGLATPVAIMVGTGKGASNGILIKSAEALETLHRVKTIVLDKTGTITEGKPIVTDIIVTKGGTKQHLLEIAASMEKPSEHPLAEAIVQKAKEEGILFKDVDEFNAISGRGIVGKIDGKQYIAGNLALMNDKKINIGSFQDASDSFAMEGKTPLYFADDRSLLGIIAVADVVKPTSYEAINQLKTMGIDVVMLTGDNKKTAEAIRRQLHIDRVVAEILPQDKEKEIRIIQEGGKKVAMVGDGINDAPALARADVGIAIGAGTDVAIESADIVLMRSDLLDAVTAIQLSKATIKNIKENLFWAFFYNSLGIPLAAGVFFTTFGWKLSPMFGAAAMSMSSVFVVSNALRLKLFEPKHAKAK